One Acidobacteriota bacterium DNA window includes the following coding sequences:
- a CDS encoding helix-turn-helix domain-containing protein, which produces MQIPNTPPPLLRPDPVPPEPQSWLTTPETASALGLTPKTLANMRCQGKGPCFHKIGGKVWYRGEDILTYQRRRRYIASCVRDEG; this is translated from the coding sequence ATGCAGATACCCAACACCCCTCCTCCGCTGCTCCGGCCGGATCCCGTCCCGCCGGAGCCGCAGTCCTGGCTCACGACGCCTGAGACCGCGTCCGCTCTCGGCCTCACACCCAAGACGCTCGCCAACATGCGCTGCCAGGGCAAAGGTCCCTGCTTTCACAAGATCGGCGGCAAAGTCTGGTACCGGGGCGAAGACATCCTCACCTACCAGCGCCGGCGCCGGTACATCGCCTCATGTGTGCGCGATGAGGGCTGA
- a CDS encoding S26 family signal peptidase, whose protein sequence is MRADRALVLAAAGLAALALSAAPSVPLLVWNRTGSMPEGLYVLVRGAELTRGAPVAYQPSPPEAGFLEARRYTARRWPLVKRVAALGGDEACRHETTVRVNGIEAARALEADSAGRALPAWSGCRQLGRADVLLLADHPSSLDGRYFGVQARRRVLGVLVPVWLPAAPATSGRQDGTE, encoded by the coding sequence ATGAGGGCTGACCGGGCGCTCGTCCTTGCGGCGGCCGGTCTTGCGGCCCTTGCACTGTCGGCCGCGCCCTCGGTGCCGCTTCTTGTCTGGAACCGGACCGGGAGCATGCCGGAGGGCCTCTATGTCCTTGTGCGCGGCGCTGAGCTGACGCGCGGCGCACCGGTCGCCTATCAGCCGTCACCGCCGGAAGCCGGCTTCCTCGAGGCCCGGCGTTATACAGCGCGGCGCTGGCCCCTTGTTAAACGGGTCGCGGCGCTCGGGGGCGACGAAGCCTGCCGACACGAAACCACCGTGCGGGTCAACGGTATCGAGGCGGCGCGCGCCCTTGAAGCCGACAGTGCCGGGCGCGCGCTGCCGGCCTGGTCCGGGTGCCGCCAGCTAGGCCGCGCGGATGTCCTGCTGCTGGCCGATCATCCTTCCTCACTGGACGGGCGCTATTTCGGCGTGCAGGCGCGCCGGCGTGTCCTCGGCGTGCTTGTCCCAGTCTGGCTCCCGGCGGCGCCCGCCACATCCGGCCGGCAGGACGGCACCGAATGA